From Populus trichocarpa isolate Nisqually-1 chromosome 19, P.trichocarpa_v4.1, whole genome shotgun sequence, a single genomic window includes:
- the LOC18110370 gene encoding terpene synthase 10, whose protein sequence is MALTHFASSFCTLPTLASPSRALAGPVSSKNYRSLPTKVRCMVATEAAGQIVRRSANYQTSIWEYDFVQSLTSKYKGEPYTARSEKLKANIRMMLANASKPLDQLELIDALQRLGLSYHFVDEIKSTLKSLFYKNHIENTKTVHDLYATALEFRLLRQHGYKVPQEVFNHFKDEQGNFRAWIHDDLKGMLFLYEASYFLVEGERILEDARDFTTKNLEKYVNKCNPSEYLSKMVSHALELPLAWRMLRLESNWFINVYETKTDMEPVLLELAKLDFNMVQAIHQEDLKHSSRWWKRTGLGEKLDFARDRLVENFLWTVGVIFEPQFGNCRRMLTKVNSLITTIDDVYDVYGTLDELELFTDAVVRWDLNFMDRLPDYMKLCFLAFYNSVNEMAYNILKYQGIDILPYLKKEWADLCKSYLLEAKWYFSGYTPTLQEYMDNAWISISAPVILVHAYFYVSNPTTEEASQFMEEYLDIIRWSSMILRLADDLGTSTDELKRGDISKSIQCYMHEAEVSEEKAREHIKSLIGNTWKKINDYQFVNPRISQTFIGIAMNLARMAQCMYQYGDGHGVGHLETKDRVKSLLIKPL, encoded by the exons ATGGCTCTTACCCACTTTGCTTCATCATTTTGTACTCTCCCAACATTAGCATCTCCAAGTCGCGCCTTAGCAGGACCTGTATCAAGCAAGAATTATCGCTCTCTACCTACCAAAGTTCGATGCATGGTTGCCACCGAAGCTGCTGGTCAAATTGTCCGGCGGTCGGCAAATTATCAAACTTCCATATGGGAGTATGATTTTGTTCAGTCACTGACTAGTAAATATAAG GGAGAGCCATATACAGCGCGAAGCGAAAAGTTGAAGGCAAACATAAGGATGATGCTGGCGAACGCATCGAAACCCTTGGATCAACTTGAGCTAATCGATGCCTTGCAAAGACTTGGGTTATCTTACCATTTTGTTGATGAAATAAAGAGCACGTTGAAGAGtttattctataaaaatcatatagagAATACAAAGACAGTACATGACTTGTATGCTACTGCTCTAGAATTTCGACTCCTAAGGCAGCATGGATACAAGGTACCTCAAG AGGTTTTCAATCATTTCAAGGACGAACAAGGAAACTTTAGGGCATGGATTCATGACGATTTGAAGGGAATGCTATTCCTGTATGAAGCTTCATACTTCTTGGTAGAAGGCGAGAGAATCTTGGAGGATGCAAGAGACTTCACCaccaaaaatcttgaaaaatatgtCAACAAGTGCAACCCTTCCGAATATCTTTCAAAGATGGTGAGCCATGCCTTAGAGCTTCCACTGGCTTGGAGGATGCTAAGATTGGAGTCCAATTGGTTCATCAATGTGTATGAAACTAAAACTGATATGGAACCTGTGTTGTTAGAACTAGCTAAATTGGATTTCAACATGGTACAAGCAATACACCAAGAAGATCTGAAACATTCATCTAG GTGGTGGAAGAGGACAGGACTTGGAGAAAAGTTGGATTTTGCCAGGGACAGGCTGGTGGAGAATTTCTTATGGACTGTGGGGGTCATATTTGAACCTCAGTTTGGTAATTGCAGGAGAATGCTAACAAAAGTTAATTCACTTATAACAACAATTGATGATGTTTATGATGTCTATGGTACCTTAGATGAGCTGGAGCTATTCACAGATGCCGTTGTAAG ATGGGATCTAAATTTCATGGATCGGCTTCCAGACTATATGAAATTATGTTTCCTCGCATTTTACAATTCAGTTAATGAAATGGCttataatattcttaaatatCAAGGAATTGACATCCTTCCTTACTTGAAAAAAGAG TGGGCAGACTTATGTAAATCATATTTATTGGAGGCTAAGTGGTACTTCAGTGGATATACACCAACTCTTCAAGAATACATGGACAATGCATGGATTTCAATTTCAGCACCAGTGATTCTAGttcatgcatatttttatgtttccaaTCCAACAACAGAGGAGGCCTCACAATTCATGGAGGAATACCTAGATATAATTCGATGGTCATCCATGATTTTACGCCTTGCTGATGATCTTGGAACCTCCACG gatgAATTAAAACGAGGAGATATTTCCAAATCTATTCAATGTTATATGCATGAAGCCGAAGTATCCGAAGAAAAAGCTCGTGAACacataaaaagtttaattggaAATAcatggaagaaaataaatgattatcAATTTGTTAATCCCCGTATCTCCCAAACTTTCATTGGAATTGCAATGAACCTTGCACGAATGGCGCAATGCATGTATCAATATGGAGATGGACATGGTGTTGGACATCTTGAGACTAAGGATAGGGTGAAATCCTTACTTATAAAGCCTTTATAA
- the LOC18110375 gene encoding ammonium transporter 3 member 1: MAAPPPNPVPVAYRGGSPSVPDWLNKGDNAWQMISATLVGLQSVPGLVILYGSIVKKKWAVNSAFMAFYAFAAIVICWVVWAYKMSFGDMLLPFWGKAGPALGQKFLINQAALPETIQFYDNGGVETAMATPLYPMASMVWFQCVFAAISTLILLAGSVLGRVNFKAWMAFVPLWLPFSYTVGVTLNEQE; the protein is encoded by the coding sequence ATGGCTGCTCCTCCACCTAACCCAGTCCCAGTGGCATACCGAGGAGGCTCACCTTCAGTTCCTGACTGGTTAAACAAGGGCGATAACGCATGGCAAATGATCTCAGCCACCCTTGTTGGACTCCAGAGTGTGCCAGGACTAGTAATTCTCTATGGAAGCATTGTCAAGAAAAAATGGGCAGTCAATTCAGCTTTCATGGCCTTTTACGCTTTTGCAGCTATTGTAATCTGCTGGGTGGTTTGGGCCTACAAAATGTCTTTTGGGGATATGCTCTTGCCCTTCTGGGGCAAAGCAGGACCTGCCTTAGGGCAGAAGTTTCTAATCAACCAAGCTGCACTCCCTGAGACCATACAGTTCTACGATAACGGTGGTGTAGAGACTGCAATGGCTACACCATTATATCCCATGGCTTCCATGGTTTGGTTTCAGTGTGTGTTTGCTGCAATCAGTACTCTTATTCTTTTGGCTGGATCAGTGCTTGGAAGAGTGAATTTTAAGGCTTGGATGGCTTTTGTGCCACTTTGGCTCCCTTTCTCTTACACTGTTGGTGTTACACTTAATGAACAAGAATAG